A genomic segment from Sparus aurata chromosome 20, fSpaAur1.1, whole genome shotgun sequence encodes:
- the LOC115570930 gene encoding myosin phosphatase Rho-interacting protein-like isoform X2, which produces MEVEESGRSGARQGRSEHRRFHREEQRHDVGQGLDFPAALPPLRRAKSLDRRTTESVMTPDLLNFKKGWMVKLDEQGQWKKYWFVLTDHSLRYYKDSIAEEASDLDGEIDLSTCCNVTEYQAQRNYGFQIHTQEGVHTLSAMTAGIRRNWIQAVMKNVRPSTAPDVASLTEDHGSFSPSEGLVRPDVTQDSPSSEASSVERESAGGVTKSRARERRREGRSKTFDWAEFRPIAQALAQQRAQEAERHHADLGELERSRRREERRKRYESVTSSSENTSTTEGGRTDCESGEGVRQIDSLSPKYLERQQRMEEVIEQHWHQVENTPIRDERRVPLPTAVQSRETAELEQLLENYKQGIEDLKAQLESCHQQLLDSNKHKQELELQLRTALEREQDIRTGYISPATCERGFAAMEESHQKVIDELQRKHQRELENLHEEKERLLAEETAATIAAIEAMKNAHRTELEKELDRARKTNSNTENADIEEIRRQHEEELCSFQREIEVLSEQYSQKCLENAHLAQALEAERQALRQCQRENQELNAHNQELNNRLAAEITKMRSMTSEDGVGDTNTMIQGKELYELEVMLRVKESEVQYLKQEINSLKDELQAAQRDKKYATDKYKDIYTELSIVKAKAERDLGRLRDQLQLAHEALGEPSLEEVERGGYDIMKSKSNPDILKMAAAAAKRSERTMRSKSLKEGLTAEQRLHLFENKDTKEF; this is translated from the exons ccgGATTTACTGAACTTTAAGAAAGGTTGGATGGTGAAGCTGGATGAGCAAGGCCAG TGGAAGAAGTACTGGTTTGTTCTGACCGATCACAGCCTAAGATACTACAAGGACTCAATTGCAGAGGAG GCCTCTGACCTCGATGGTGAGATTGACTTGTCAACTTGCTGCAATGTAACTGAGTACCAGGCTCAACGCAACTATGGCTTCCAAATACAT ACCCAGGAGGGAGTGCACACTCTGTCGGCCATGACAGCGGGGATACGCAGGAACTGGATCCAGGCTGTCATGAAGAATGTTAGACCTTCCACTGCCCCTGATGTGGCGAG CTTAACTGAGGATCATGGCTCCTTCTCTCCTTCGGAGGGTCTGGTCAGGCCAGATGTCACCCAGGACTCCCCCTCCTCTGAGGCCTCGTCTGTGGAGAGAGAGTCAGCTGGGGGTGTCACAAAGAGCCGGGCGCGTGAACGCAGAAGAGAAGGCCGCTCTAAGACCTTCGACTGGGCAGAGTTCAGACCCATCGCTCAGGCTCTGGCTCAGCAGCGGGCACAGGAAGCCGAGCGCCACCATGCAGACCTGGGAGAGCTGGAGCGCAGtcgaagaagagaggagaggcggAAGAGGTATGAGTCTGTGACCAGCTCATCGGAGAATACATCCACTACAGAAGGAGGGAGGACGGACTGTGAGAGTGGAGAGGGAGTCAGACAGATAGATTCATTAAGTCCTAAGTATTTGGAAAGGCagcagaggatggaggaggtgatTGAACAACACTGGCACCAGGTGGAGAATACGCCCATCCGCGATGAGAGGAGAGTGCCTCTACCCACTGCAGTGCAATCCAGAGAGACTGCAGAGCTGGAGCAGCTACTGGAGAATTACAAGCAAGGG ATAGAGGACCTGAAGGCCCAGCTGGAGAGCTGTCACCAGCAGCTCCTTGATTCAAACAAGCACAAGCAAGAGCTGGAGCTCCAGCTTAGAACGGCTCTGGAGAGAGAGCAGGACATCCGGACAGGTTACATCTCTCCG GCCACCTGTGAGAGGGGCTTCGCGGCCATGGAGGAGTCCCATCAGAAGGTGATTGAtgagctgcagaggaaacaccagagagagctggagaacCTGCATGAGGAGAAAGAGCGACTGTTGGCGGAGGAGACAGCAGCTACCATTGCGG cAATTGAGGCAATGAAAAATGCCCACCGGACAGAGCTGGAGAAAGAGCTGGACAGAGCTCGCAAGACCAACAGCAACACAGAAAACGCAGACATAGAAGAGATCCGCAGACAGCATGA GGAGGAGCTGTGTTCGTTCCAGCGGGAGATTGAGGTGTTGTCGGAGCAGTATTCCCAGAAGTGCCTGGAAAACGCCCATCTGGCCCAGGCGCTTGAGGCCGAGAGGCAGGCCCTCAGGCAGTGTCAGAGAGAGAACCAGGAGCTCAACGCACACAACCag GAGCTCAACAACCGTCTGGCAGCAGAGATCACCAAGATGCGCTCCATGACATCTGAGGATGGAGTTGGAGACACAAACACCATGATACAGGGAAAAGAGCTCTATGAGTTAGAA gTGATGCTGAGGGTGAAGGAGTCAGAGGTCCAGTACCTCAAGCAGGAAATCAACTCCCTGAAAGACGAACTCCAAGCTGCCCAAAGA GACAAGAAATATGCAACAGATAAGTACAAGGACATCTACACGGAGCTGAGCATTGTCAAGGCCAAAGCAGAGCGGGACCTGGGCCGGCTCAgagaccagctgcagctggCTCATGAGGCGCTAGGCGAGCCTTCACTGGAGGAGGTAGAACGAGGAGGATATg ATATCATGAAGTCCAAAAGCAACCCTGACATCCTCAAGatggcagctgctgcagctaaACGCTCAGAGCGCACCATGAGGTCAAAG aGTCTAAAGGAAGGGCTGACCGCTGAGCAGAGACTCCACCTGTTTGAAAACAAAGACACTAAGGAGTTCTGA
- the LOC115570930 gene encoding myosin phosphatase Rho-interacting protein-like isoform X1, producing the protein MEVEESGRSGARQGRSEHRRFHREEQRHDVGQGLDFPAALPPLRRAKSLDRRTTESVMTPDLLNFKKGWMVKLDEQGQWKKYWFVLTDHSLRYYKDSIAEEASDLDGEIDLSTCCNVTEYQAQRNYGFQIHTQEGVHTLSAMTAGIRRNWIQAVMKNVRPSTAPDVASLTEDHGSFSPSEGLVRPDVTQDSPSSEASSVERESAGGVTKSRARERRREGRSKTFDWAEFRPIAQALAQQRAQEAERHHADLGELERSRRREERRKRYESVTSSSENTSTTEGGRTDCESGEGVRQIDSLSPKYLERQQRMEEVIEQHWHQVENTPIRDERRVPLPTAVQSRETAELEQLLENYKQGIEDLKAQLESCHQQLLDSNKHKQELELQLRTALEREQDIRTGYISPLEHPLGLEADVTPQTKRPELATCERGFAAMEESHQKVIDELQRKHQRELENLHEEKERLLAEETAATIAAIEAMKNAHRTELEKELDRARKTNSNTENADIEEIRRQHEEELCSFQREIEVLSEQYSQKCLENAHLAQALEAERQALRQCQRENQELNAHNQELNNRLAAEITKMRSMTSEDGVGDTNTMIQGKELYELEVMLRVKESEVQYLKQEINSLKDELQAAQRDKKYATDKYKDIYTELSIVKAKAERDLGRLRDQLQLAHEALGEPSLEEVERGGYDIMKSKSNPDILKMAAAAAKRSERTMRSKSLKEGLTAEQRLHLFENKDTKEF; encoded by the exons ccgGATTTACTGAACTTTAAGAAAGGTTGGATGGTGAAGCTGGATGAGCAAGGCCAG TGGAAGAAGTACTGGTTTGTTCTGACCGATCACAGCCTAAGATACTACAAGGACTCAATTGCAGAGGAG GCCTCTGACCTCGATGGTGAGATTGACTTGTCAACTTGCTGCAATGTAACTGAGTACCAGGCTCAACGCAACTATGGCTTCCAAATACAT ACCCAGGAGGGAGTGCACACTCTGTCGGCCATGACAGCGGGGATACGCAGGAACTGGATCCAGGCTGTCATGAAGAATGTTAGACCTTCCACTGCCCCTGATGTGGCGAG CTTAACTGAGGATCATGGCTCCTTCTCTCCTTCGGAGGGTCTGGTCAGGCCAGATGTCACCCAGGACTCCCCCTCCTCTGAGGCCTCGTCTGTGGAGAGAGAGTCAGCTGGGGGTGTCACAAAGAGCCGGGCGCGTGAACGCAGAAGAGAAGGCCGCTCTAAGACCTTCGACTGGGCAGAGTTCAGACCCATCGCTCAGGCTCTGGCTCAGCAGCGGGCACAGGAAGCCGAGCGCCACCATGCAGACCTGGGAGAGCTGGAGCGCAGtcgaagaagagaggagaggcggAAGAGGTATGAGTCTGTGACCAGCTCATCGGAGAATACATCCACTACAGAAGGAGGGAGGACGGACTGTGAGAGTGGAGAGGGAGTCAGACAGATAGATTCATTAAGTCCTAAGTATTTGGAAAGGCagcagaggatggaggaggtgatTGAACAACACTGGCACCAGGTGGAGAATACGCCCATCCGCGATGAGAGGAGAGTGCCTCTACCCACTGCAGTGCAATCCAGAGAGACTGCAGAGCTGGAGCAGCTACTGGAGAATTACAAGCAAGGG ATAGAGGACCTGAAGGCCCAGCTGGAGAGCTGTCACCAGCAGCTCCTTGATTCAAACAAGCACAAGCAAGAGCTGGAGCTCCAGCTTAGAACGGCTCTGGAGAGAGAGCAGGACATCCGGACAGGTTACATCTCTCCG CTGGAGCATCCTTTGGGTCTGGAGGCTGATGTGACGCCCCAGACGAAGAGGCCCGAACTG GCCACCTGTGAGAGGGGCTTCGCGGCCATGGAGGAGTCCCATCAGAAGGTGATTGAtgagctgcagaggaaacaccagagagagctggagaacCTGCATGAGGAGAAAGAGCGACTGTTGGCGGAGGAGACAGCAGCTACCATTGCGG cAATTGAGGCAATGAAAAATGCCCACCGGACAGAGCTGGAGAAAGAGCTGGACAGAGCTCGCAAGACCAACAGCAACACAGAAAACGCAGACATAGAAGAGATCCGCAGACAGCATGA GGAGGAGCTGTGTTCGTTCCAGCGGGAGATTGAGGTGTTGTCGGAGCAGTATTCCCAGAAGTGCCTGGAAAACGCCCATCTGGCCCAGGCGCTTGAGGCCGAGAGGCAGGCCCTCAGGCAGTGTCAGAGAGAGAACCAGGAGCTCAACGCACACAACCag GAGCTCAACAACCGTCTGGCAGCAGAGATCACCAAGATGCGCTCCATGACATCTGAGGATGGAGTTGGAGACACAAACACCATGATACAGGGAAAAGAGCTCTATGAGTTAGAA gTGATGCTGAGGGTGAAGGAGTCAGAGGTCCAGTACCTCAAGCAGGAAATCAACTCCCTGAAAGACGAACTCCAAGCTGCCCAAAGA GACAAGAAATATGCAACAGATAAGTACAAGGACATCTACACGGAGCTGAGCATTGTCAAGGCCAAAGCAGAGCGGGACCTGGGCCGGCTCAgagaccagctgcagctggCTCATGAGGCGCTAGGCGAGCCTTCACTGGAGGAGGTAGAACGAGGAGGATATg ATATCATGAAGTCCAAAAGCAACCCTGACATCCTCAAGatggcagctgctgcagctaaACGCTCAGAGCGCACCATGAGGTCAAAG aGTCTAAAGGAAGGGCTGACCGCTGAGCAGAGACTCCACCTGTTTGAAAACAAAGACACTAAGGAGTTCTGA